DNA from Amorphoplanes friuliensis DSM 7358:
TTTTTCGGGGTGCCCGTCGCCTATTTCCTGGACGACGCCGAGGCCCGCAAGATCGACGGTCAGCTGGCGCTGCTGAGCTCGCTGCGGGACGCCCAGGTCACCGAGATCGCACTGCGGGCCGCGGACGTGTCACCGAGCAGCCGCGACACGATCGGCGAGCTGGTGCGCAAGGTGTGGGAGCTGGAACGCGACCGTCGCCGACCCGAGGCCTGAGACCCGTCAGCCTGCCACCGTCGCGGTGCGCCGGCGCGTGAACGCGGCCGGTTCCTTGCGGCGGAAGGCCGCCGCGACCGCGCTGAGCCAGGCGACCTCGTCGGCGACCTCACCACCCACCTGCGCCCAGTGGTCGCCGTTGTCCACGGGCGGCAACCCGGAGTCGTGCCGGTGCAGGGCCAGCGTGATGCCGCACGCCTCGATCAGCGCCGGACTCTCACCCACGAAGAGCCGCGCCTCGGCCAGCGTGCCGGCGGGCAGATAGTCGCGCAGGGTCAGCATGCCGTCCCGGATCTCGATGACCCGGCGGTAGAGCCGCAGCTGGACGTCGTCGACACCGGCCAGCTCGACCAGGGCGCGCCGCCGCGAGAAGAGGATCACCTGCGGGAAGGTCCGCCGCATCACCCGCCACAGTGGACGAAGAGCCCACAGCGAACGGTACGACCGGATCACCGAGCGCAGCTTTCCGCCCGCCGGGACGGCCGCGCCGACGACGGCGAGGATCGTGCCGGCCGACCGCAGGGCGTTGGCGATGGGCTCGATCTCCTGCAGGGGCAGGGTCAGACCCGAACCGTGCGCCACGATCACACCGGTCTTCAGCACCGCGTACGCGGCCACCAGGAACGTCCCCATCGCGATGGCCCGCAGACCGTTGCGGAGCAGGCGCGCCGCGGCCGACCGGCTGATCCGCCAGAACAGCGCGGTCGCAATGACCAGAACCGTGCCCAGGTAACCGTTCAGCACCACCCAGTACGCCGTCGCCGAAGGTGTCAGGGTTGCTGCCATCAGGTCGGCGCCCGTGGTCGAGATGCCTCCGGGTGTCGCGTTCATCAGCACGATGAGCAGGACGACCACCACACCGGCCAGGAGTGGCTGGTATCGGGCGGCCCGGGGATGAGCGGCGTCGTAAGCGGTGATCAGCGAGATGAACCGCAGCAGGAAGTACGCGGCCGCGACCCCGAGCAGGTGCGGCAGGATCTGCGGATGCGGGATCAGCTCGCCGAGCACGGAGTTGACGCCGGGCGTCGCCACGGTCTTGGTCAGCGCCAGCGCGCACAGCGTCGCCCACATGGCCCGCTGCTGGGCGTCGCGCCACAGCGTCGGCAGACGTGCCGCGACCGTGCCCCACAGGACAACAAGCAGGATGCCGGTGAGAGCGCCGTTCAAGACTGGAAGTTGAGCACGTCGGCGACCCGGCCGAGAGTGCCGCCGGGCCGCTCGTCACCGGTGGTCTCCGGTCCGGACCGGGCGCGGATCAGCGAGGCCAGCATCTCGGCCTCACGCTCCTGCGCGGTGGTGTAACTGACCCGGCCGAGGATGGTCGTGACCGTCGACGGATCGAGGTCGGGGACGAGCCGGGCGAGGGCCCCGCCGCTGACGTCGAGGCCGGTGGTGTGACCGCTGAGCATGTGGCCGAGCTCGTGCAGGACGATGTGTTCGGCGTGCAGCCGTGAGGTGCCCGGATCGTAGAAGACGTAGTCCGCGGTCGGCACCGAGATCCACAGGCCGCACGGTGCGCCGGCGGTCAGGCCGGGCATGGGTTGCAGACTCAACGGCCGTCCGCGGTGGGAGGCCACCACCGCGCAGAACGTGCTCAGATCGAACGGTCGTGGGATCGGAATGTTCTGAATGCGACGCTCGCAGCGCCTGCGTAGCCGGCTCACCCAGTGCCCCCCGGTCTAGGTCCGGTCGCCAAGGCTACCCGCAGTGCCGAAACACGACAGTGGCGCGTCAGCGTTGGTAGACGTCCGGGATGCCGTCCTCGTCCGCGTCGTGCGACTCCTCGACGGCGATCAGCCGGTAGTGCCGGTCGCGCAGCCGCAGGACGATCGTCGCCAGCAGTGCGGAGATCAGGGAACCCAGGAGGATGCCGATCTTCGCGTGGCCGTCGCGGACGGTGCCGGACCCGTAGGCGAGCTCGCCGATCAGCAGTGACACCGTGAAGCCGATCCCGCCCAGCAGGGACAGGCCGAGGACGTCCCACCAGCTCAGGCCCGGGTCGAGGCTGGCGCGGGTGAAACGCTGCACCAGCCAGGTCGCGCCGGTGATGCCGATCGTCTTGCCGGCGACCAGACCGACGATCATGCCGATCGTCACCGAGTCGCGCAGGCTGGCGCCGAGTCCGCCCGCCGCGGCCACCGAGACCCCGGCGGCGAAGAAGGCGAAGACCGGTACGGCGAACCCGGACGACAGCGGCCGGATGCGGCGTTCGAAATGCTCGGCCATCCCGTCCCTGTGCACGGGAACCGTGAAGGCGAGCAGAACACCGGCCACCGTCGCGTGGATGCCGGACTCGTGCACCAGGAACCAGGTCACCGCGGCCGGCGGCAGCAGCAGCCACCATCGGTGTACGCCGCGCTGGACGAGCAGGCCGAATCCTGCCAGCGGCAGCAGCGCCAGCAGCAGTGGCAGGAGGTGCAGCGACGACGTGTAGAAGATCGCGATGATCGTGATGGCGAGCAGGTCGTCGACGACGGCCAGCGTCAGCAGGAACGTCCGCAGCGCGGCGGGCAGATGGGTGCCGATGACCGCGAGCACGGCCAGCGCGAACGCGATGTCGGTCGCGGTCGGCGTGGCCCATCCGGCGAGGGCGCCACTGTTCAGGTTGATCACGGTGAAGATCACGGCGGGTGCGATCATCCCGCCGACGGCGGCCACGACGGGCAGTGCGGCGCGGCGTGGATCACGCAGGTCCCCGGCGACGAACTCCCGCTTGAGCTCCAGACCGGCGACGAAGAAGAAGATCGCCAGCAGCCCGTCGGCCGCCCACTCCGCGAGGGTGAGCGGTCCGACGTGCAGAGCGGAGAGGCTGCGGTAGCTGTCACCCCAGGGTGAGTTGGCCCAGGCGAGGCCGGCCAGCGCGGCGACCAGGAGCAGCACTCCGCCGACGGTTTCGGCGCGCAGCAGCTCGGCGATCCGGCGTGCCTCGGGCCAGGTGCCGCGTCCGAAGAGGGACAATGAGGGCCTCCGGTGGGGTCGCCGACAGAATCGCCGACCAGACTTCCCGGCACACCGGTTCCGACCCTATCGTGATCAGGCGTCGGAGCGCTTGAGGCGCCAGGCGCCACCCGCGACCACCGCGGCGACGTAGGCCACGAAGACGGCGAGGCCGGCCCAGGGGGTCAGGGCGCCCGAGCCCTCGGTCACCGCCGTGAACGCGTCACCGGCGTTGGCGGGCAGAAAGCGGACGACGTCGTCGCGCCAGGCGTCCGGCAGCAGGAGCTGAGCCACACCGCTGAGCAGAAACATCGCGCCGAACAGCGTGCTGATGGCGGCCGGGGTCGACCGCAGCAGCGCGCCGAGGGCCAAGCCGAGGACGCCGGAGCCGGCCAGGACAACCGCCGAGCCGACGACTGCGCGGGTCACGCCCGGGTCCGACCAGGAGGCGCCGCCGTCACCGATGATGGCCTGACCGCCGGTGAAGGCGACGGCCGAGGCGACAAGACCGACAACGAAGACCACCGCCGCAAAAACGGCGATCTTGCCCCAGAGGACCGGGAGGCGCTTCGGTACGGCCGTCAGCGACGAGCGGATCATGCCGGTGCTGTACTCACTGGCCATGAACAGCACGCCCAGGGTGCCGAAGGCCAGCTGCGCGAAGGTCAGACCGGCGAGACTGGCACTGACCGGGCCGAGGACGTCGGGGCCAGGACCGCCGGTGTCACCCGAGTTGAGCATCGAGGACGCGAGCAGGCCGATGCCGACGAGCAGGACGACGGCCGCGGCCAGCGTGACGGTCGTGGAACGCAACGACCAGAACTTGATCCACTCGGAGCGGACCACCCGCGCCTGGGTGACCTTGAGCTTGGACGCCACGACCGGCGCGGCGGCCTGAGCGGTGTCGGGGGGCGGGGAGAGGGTCGCGGTGCTCATGCTGCTGCTCCTACGGTCTGGTATTCGACGGCGTCCTTGGTCAGCTCCATGAACGCCTCCTCGAGCGAGGGCCGTTGCACGGTCAGCTCGTGCAGGGCGATGCCCGCCGCGGAGGCGCGGTCACCGACCTCGGCGGCGGAGAGGCCGGAGACCTCGAAGGCGCCGCGTTCGACGCTGAGCACGGT
Protein-coding regions in this window:
- a CDS encoding helix-turn-helix domain-containing protein — translated: MPSEFSIAEKLDRLFKQVRSAGQGEASYMAVAEAIRAQQGIQISHTYIWQLRTGRRDNPTVQHLTGLATFFGVPVAYFLDDAEARKIDGQLALLSSLRDAQVTEIALRAADVSPSSRDTIGELVRKVWELERDRRRPEA
- a CDS encoding MAB_1171c family putative transporter, giving the protein MNGALTGILLVVLWGTVAARLPTLWRDAQQRAMWATLCALALTKTVATPGVNSVLGELIPHPQILPHLLGVAAAYFLLRFISLITAYDAAHPRAARYQPLLAGVVVVLLIVLMNATPGGISTTGADLMAATLTPSATAYWVVLNGYLGTVLVIATALFWRISRSAAARLLRNGLRAIAMGTFLVAAYAVLKTGVIVAHGSGLTLPLQEIEPIANALRSAGTILAVVGAAVPAGGKLRSVIRSYRSLWALRPLWRVMRRTFPQVILFSRRRALVELAGVDDVQLRLYRRVIEIRDGMLTLRDYLPAGTLAEARLFVGESPALIEACGITLALHRHDSGLPPVDNGDHWAQVGGEVADEVAWLSAVAAAFRRKEPAAFTRRRTATVAG
- the nhaA gene encoding Na+/H+ antiporter NhaA, which gives rise to MSLFGRGTWPEARRIAELLRAETVGGVLLLVAALAGLAWANSPWGDSYRSLSALHVGPLTLAEWAADGLLAIFFFVAGLELKREFVAGDLRDPRRAALPVVAAVGGMIAPAVIFTVINLNSGALAGWATPTATDIAFALAVLAVIGTHLPAALRTFLLTLAVVDDLLAITIIAIFYTSSLHLLPLLLALLPLAGFGLLVQRGVHRWWLLLPPAAVTWFLVHESGIHATVAGVLLAFTVPVHRDGMAEHFERRIRPLSSGFAVPVFAFFAAGVSVAAAGGLGASLRDSVTIGMIVGLVAGKTIGITGATWLVQRFTRASLDPGLSWWDVLGLSLLGGIGFTVSLLIGELAYGSGTVRDGHAKIGILLGSLISALLATIVLRLRDRHYRLIAVEESHDADEDGIPDVYQR
- a CDS encoding ABC transporter permease, with the translated sequence MSTATLSPPPDTAQAAAPVVASKLKVTQARVVRSEWIKFWSLRSTTVTLAAAVVLLVGIGLLASSMLNSGDTGGPGPDVLGPVSASLAGLTFAQLAFGTLGVLFMASEYSTGMIRSSLTAVPKRLPVLWGKIAVFAAVVFVVGLVASAVAFTGGQAIIGDGGASWSDPGVTRAVVGSAVVLAGSGVLGLALGALLRSTPAAISTLFGAMFLLSGVAQLLLPDAWRDDVVRFLPANAGDAFTAVTEGSGALTPWAGLAVFVAYVAAVVAGGAWRLKRSDA